The Cylindrospermum stagnale PCC 7417 genome segment AACATGGAATAGAGGAACAAGGGGCAATCCCACCACTACGTCTAAATACTTCTCTGCTATAACAGTATTTTCAATCGCTTCTGAGTAATTTTCAAACCAGTAACTAAGTAAAAGTTTGTGCCAATATATGTAGGCAACTCCCAATCTATCCTTCGCTTGCTCGTGCAATATGAACGCAATCTGCTCATCGCAGGCTTCACCCTTTATAAAACAGGGATTTTCATTTTTTCCGAGCAGATTTAATGTAGCCTGCCGATAGGTTTCTAGATAATGAAGCGGTGTTTCTTGGTTGATTTTATGAATAGCATCTCTATTGATTGCCATCTCTCTTTCCAGGACAGTCAGTTCTTTGCCGCTAAAGTAAGCGAAACAGGAGTACATTAGTAGACCATAGGCAGCAAATTCTAAATCACCTGTCTCCATTCCGCTAGAGTAAACTGACCCTAAAGGTTCTAAGGTTTCTCTCAGATGATCTTTCCAAGGTCGGATAAATATATTTACTATCAGGAGTGTCTTGGCTTTGATTTCTTGAGCATTTAACTTTGACACTAAAGCTAAAGCCAATTGACCGAACTGATAACCTGAATCAATATCTCCCACAACTCCGCACAAAAGAAGACCATAATTGGCGTAAGCAAACGCAGATACGGAAGCATTACCATATTGGACGGATAAATTTACTTGTTTGCACACCGTCAAAGGCACCAGTTCTGGCGCAGCCATGTATGCAGGAGCAAAGATACTTGATATCAGTCTCATGGCTGCTAATTTATAGGGATCGGTCATTTGAGGCAGGTCAACTAAATCCTCAATTTGTGTTCCACTCAAAATTGCCGCAGTTTCCCCTAGTGCCTGCCCAATATCTGACAGGTTTGGCTCTTGGGGAAACTCCACCCCTAACAGTTTTAAAGCTTGTAGCCCTATATTAACCGCTTCTAATAGTCTGTTCTGCCCTATATAAGCTTGTATCTGGACTTCATCCACTTTCACTTTGTCCAGCAGCGTTTTAGCGTGGTTTTGGACTATTTCAACGAATCTTTGCATTCCTGCAAAATCACCGCTCAAAAAAGCTGCCTCTGCTGCTTCTGAGTGCAGTGATAATGTCAGTTCATATTGACAATTCCAGCTATCTGCTGCTAAAAGTCCTAAACCCACTTGCAAATATTTAACAGCGGAATCGTGTGCTGTGGCTGCTTTCGCTCTCTGACCTGCGATGAGATTGAGTTGTGCAAGTTCATATTTTTCTGTTTCAGATATTAGTAATTCAGTACCGTAATTGAGTTGATTAATTAAAGCAAATATATTTTCTTTGCGTTCTTCTGGTGTAGTATTTTGCAGCAATAATTGACCAATTTTCAGATGCGTTACTTTCTTTTGTTCATCGGGAATCAGAGAATACGCTGCTTGCTGCACTCTGTCGTGTAAAAACTTGTAGTCAACCTTGATGTCAGTTAAAGCAATTCCGCCAGATTCCTCTTGACTAAACACTAAGGGAATTTTGTAGTCATGAGTTAAGGGCAAAATTAACCCAGCTTGCAGCGCTGACCACAATTGTGCCGCAGTTGTGAGGGAAGATGCTTCGTTGACGATCGCTAATACATCTAAGTTAAAGGTGTTGCCAATACAAGCCGCCAGTTTCAGGACTTTTTGCGTCTGGAGTGAGAGTTTGCGAATATTTCTCGCCATTAATTCAACCACATTCAGGTCGCTAATGCCGATCGCTTGAATATGTTTAATATCCCACTGCCACATTCCAGACTCGAAGTCATAGGTTAACAAGTCTTCTTGATGCAGGGTTTTCAGCAGTTGCGTTAAGAAGAACGGATTCCCCCCAGTTTTGTGGAACAGTAACTCTGCTAGGGGTTTTGTGCATTCTGTGTCATTCAACGTATCGCCAACTAACGCTGCCACATCCGTTAACTGCAACGGTGCTAAAACGATGTTATTCACCACCGCACCTGCTGCTTGGATCTTGTCTAAACTGAGCATGAGTGGATGGGTGGGCGAAACTTCGTTATCGCGATATGCGCCGATTAACAGTAAATAGTTGCGTAGCTTGCCGCCGTAGGCATCGCGAACAGCGGGGCGTAGCCCATCGCCTTTGGTGCTGTGCGGAGTGCGATCGCGAACAGCGGGGCGTAGTCCATCGCCTTTGGTGCTGTGCGGAGTGCGATCGCGAACAGCGGGGCGTAGCCCATCGCAATCCGTCATCAATAACTCAATTAAGTTCAGCGATGCCAAATCAGCCCACTGTAAGTCATCCAAGAAAACAACCAGCGGATGATCTTGCGTCGTGAATACCCCAATGAATTGCCCAAAGACGCGATTGAAGCGATTTTGAGATTCTGTCGCCCCCAGTTGTGTTACAGGTGGCTGAGTACCAATAATTAGTTCGATTTCCGGAATCACATCGATAATGACCTGCCCATTCTCCCCCAACGCAGTTAACAGTTTCTCTTTCCACCCTTGGATTTGGGCAGCACTTTCGGTGAGCAATTGCTGAATCAAAGATTGGAACGCCTGAATCAACGACGCATAGGGAATATTGCGCTTGAACTGGTCAAACTTGCCTGTAATGAAATAACCCCTTGCGCCCACAATCGGTTTATGAACTTCATTCACAACGCTTGTTTTGCCAATCCCTGAATAACCAGAGACGAGCATCATTTCGCTGCTACCACCTGCCACACCCTCAAAGGCAGTCATCAAAGTTGTTACTTCTGCCTTGCGTCCGTACAGAGTTTGCGGAATCAAAAAATGCCCAGATTTGTCCCGTCTTCCCGGCACAAAGTTTTCAATCTTGCCAGTCACTTGCAGCTGAAACAAGCATTCCTCTAAATCCGCTTTCAGTCCCCAAGCGCTTTGATACCGCTCCTCTGCTGTTTTTGCTAACAACTTCAAAATAATCGCACTAATCGCCTCTGGCACTTCTCCCAGAACACGACACACGGTTTCTTGACAGGGTGCGGCTGGCATTTTGGCAATGTGACAGTGAATCAACTCCATCGGGTCAGCAGCATGAAACGGCAAAGTACCCGTCAGCATTTCATACAAGGTGACACCCAAAGAATAAAAGTCGGTGCGATAGTCGCATACCCGGTTCATTCTACCCGTTTGCTCAGGTGACATATAAGCAAGAGTACCTTCGAGCAAATTAGGATTGCTCAAGGTTGAATTTTCTTGATCAAGGCGCGAGGAAATACTGAAGTCAATCAGTTTAACTTCCCCAGATTCAGGATTAATTAAAATATTGTGTGGCTTAATATCTTTATGTATAATCTTTTGGGCGTGCAACTCTCCTAAGGTGTGCGCCAGATTAATCGCCACCTTGAGAAAAGTAATCAATGTAGTTGCTTGAGTTGCAATCACTTCCTTGAGCAAGTAACCGGGAACGTATTCCAAAACCAAAGCCAGACCATGCTGATAATTCTTTAACTCATAAGGTTTAACAATGCCTGGAATTCGCAGCGGCTCAATGATTTGATATTCGTGGCGCAGTCGAGCCACATCTTCTAGGGGTGGATGTTCGCACAGCAGAGTTTTGATCACGACAGAAGCGTTATCGGTTTCTCTCCGTCCACGATAAATGACGGTTTTACTACCGGAGTGAAGGGTTTCAAGGAGTTGATAACCGGATAAAGTGGCTGTCATTGTATTCGGGGGCAATAGAAGTATCCTTAAAGTGCCCATGCAAGTTTATAACTACAGTATTTGAGACAAAACTACGCACTCTTTCACAAGCCGTTACAAATCCTAATTGATTCTCAAAGTAGCGTTAAAAGTTTGTAGTGAGGGCTTCAGCCCTCTCTATCTCCTGTGGTCGATAAGCGCAGTGTTCCATAGGAAATAGGAATTTAACCCGTTAAAACAGGTTAATTTTTTGTATAGTTAAGTGTTAATGCTATTGCAGTTATTTAAAATATATAATAAACGTTAAGATGATGGTAGAAACAAGTCCTCGATTGATAGAGTTTATAAAAAGCTGAAATTATCTATCCGCATGGTGAGAAATGGAAACTATAAAATTGCTGACACATATTGGTGCAGATGGGATATTACAAATCCAGACACATACAGATTTTAAAGATAAATCTGTAGAAGTGCTGTTAGTTGTGCAACCATTAGATAATATAAAAGTTTCATCTAAAGAGGAAAGTTTACCCAAATATAATGCTTGGGGAAAACCTACCACTAAAAAATCAATTCAAGAAGCAATTAATAGAATGCAACAACTGCGGCAAGAAGTTGCTTTAGATAAAAACTCAATTCGTCAAATGATTGAAGAAGGCAGAAGATTTTAATGCAGTTTGTTTTAGATTGTTCTGTAGCAATTAGCTGGTGTTTGGTAGATGAAAATAATGATTATGCTAACGCGATATTAGCAATAATACCTGATTCTGAAGCCTTTGTACCAGGAATTTGGTCACTGGAGATTGCTAATACTCTTGTTGTAGCTGAACGACGTAATCGCATGACCAAAGGACAATCTGAGCAAGCTATTGTTTTGTTACAGTCTCTCTTAATTCAAGTTGATACAGCTACAGATACTAAAGCCTTAGATGCAACCCTAAATTTAGCAAGACAGGAAGGTTTAGCAGCTTATGATGCGGCTTATTTAGAATTAGCTTTGAGGTTGCAATTACCATTAGCAACACTTGATACTCGATTAGCAGAGGCAGCTACTCGCTGTGGTATTAGTTTGGAAATACATTAAAAACGGTTCTTCCGCTTAAACGGGAGGTAGAACCTCCTAGAAGGCATTCCCAGTCTGAGACTGGGAACGAGGTAAATATTATATAGCGATTTTCAGATCAATGAGGTACAGTTTTAAATCGCAAAGTAGGGGCGGGGTTTCCCCGCCCTTTATTGTATTTCATCCTATCGGTTAATAGGTGATGGCTTCCAATTATCCAGCATTTCTCTAATAAATATCAATTCATTTAGATATTCACTCGCTTGAGATTTTTGACTCTTAAGAGTAGAAACAATCTCATGAGATTCTGCTTCCCTGTTTACCCGTTCTATCAGCAAGTTGTCAAAATCAGCCTGAAATCTATTGATGTAATCATTGATTTGCTGTTCCCCTTTCCGAAAGTCTTCTCCTACTTGTTTTTCAATAACGCGCTCAAGTAACTTCAGGTTTCTCTGCACTTGCTCATCTATCTTTTTATGAATTCCTTGAGCAATCTGTCTTAAATCAATTTCATGGTAAAATACCTTTTCCTCATAAGGTACTTGTACTGTATAAACTTTATCAGGTTTACAGGGAATACTCTTTGTTTTTACTTCGTCCTTAATTTTTACAACTACTTTTTGCTGTTCTTGAATCTTGGCATCAATACCAGAAAATTCAAACTTAGGAAACTGAATTGCATTAGTACCAATTTCTACTTGTAAAGCATCACCAATAAACTCAGAAAGTTCATCAGAGATAGACTGGATTTCTTGTTGAATTTGTTTAACTAAGTCCTCACGAATCTTTGTTCCCTCTCTTACCAGTCTGTCTTGTGTGTCTAACCAGAAATTGTGGATAATAGGAGTGCAGTATTCATTAATAATTTTACCGATTTTCTCAGCATCTTCTTTGTTATTAGCCTTGATTTTATATCTGTCTGAATTTGAATCATCTTCAAAAAACGAACTGACTTTATTCAAGATAGCTAAGAGAAGGTTTTGGTTTTCTTTACTAGATAAAGAAATAGATTTTTTAAATTGATTTTCTGCTACCTTATCAATTTCTACTGCTATACGATTTTTAGCCATTTCTGCAAATTCATTAATTCCTTGGCTAAAGGTGGTGACTAATATTCGCTTTTGTGATTCTACAGACTTTTTTACATTTGCCACCTTATTCCTAGCTGAATCAGAACGTTGTTTATATGCCTCTATTTTTTTTTGTAATTCCGCAAATTCTAACTCCCATCCGCGAATTTCCGTAATCAGTGTATCAGCTACAGATTGAGCAGCTTTGTTAAAAACAGCCAAGACATCACTCAATAAATTCCATCCTGAATTTTGAGAGATATTTTGAATTACTGTATTTTGAATTTTGGGAATACCACTATCTTTTAAAGCTTGTGATGCAATTTTACGCGGTGCAGGTATAATCTGGTTTCCTTCTTCATCTTCAGTTGCATATCTAGCACTATAAAAAATCTTAAAGTCTTGAATATCGCTATCAGTTGCCTTTTCTTGAAGAATTAGCTTCGATAACAACCCTTGTCTTGCACTGGCTGAGTAAATGTTTGGTTCAGGAATGCCAAATTTAACTAAACTCTTTCTTAAAGATTCAATAACATCAGAAATAGGTCTATTACTTTCCTCTTTCCTATCTACTTTGTTAAGCACAAAATAAATTTGACCTGTATTCTGTAACAAAAAATCCCGACGCTGTTCAATTAAATCTTGAAGCAATTCTAAGTTTATATCGTCTTGGAAGGATGTGTAATCCAGAATAAATAAGATAGCATCACAGGTACGGAGTGCTTCTAGAGCAGTTTGTTTTAAATTTACTGTGTCAAAACTTTCGGCATCCCAATCATTTGGGCCAGGAGTATCAACTAAGGTAAAACCAGCTAGAGATGGCAATTTACTAATTGCTTCAATGGGATATTCTAATTCAAAGCGTATAGTTTGATCTGAATTTTTCTGAGTTTTTCGTATCTGATTTGTACGTTCTATAAACTTATGCTTAATTTCTCCTGCATCACCGATTGCTAGAATGTGAGGATTTTCTTGTCTTTGTCGATATTCTAAAAGCCTGGGTGTTTGTCCCGCATCAATTGGACGGATATCTGTACGAAAAACTGTGCAAGCTTCCATGTCAGTTGCTAACACATCTGCACCAATTAAGGCATTGAGGAAAGTACTCTTACCTGCGTTCATCGCTGCAATTACAGCTACCTGATATTTTTGTTTAACTAAGGCTTGCAAAGCTTTTGAAATACTATCTTCAACGCTTTGCAATCCTGGGGTACTATCTCCTTCTTTGAGTCTTCCCGCACGCAGTTCTTTTAGATAACTTAAGAGTCTGTTACCTGTAAAGTTAACTCTGTTATAGGTATCCTGAAATTCTTGAGAATAGGATTTCATTACTTGTTTCTCCTGATTAGGTTTTTTGTTTGGGGAAGTTTTTTCTTGTTTTGGTCTATCTGATGGAAATTCTGCTGTTTCTCTGGTAGATTTAACAGCTTTGGTGAAATTGCGTTCATAGTAATCACTAGGTACGCTAACTAATTCTTCATTGATTCGGGAGAGAACATTATTTGTATGTTCTACTGCTCCTATAAATTGCTTTAAGACATCTACTGTAGGTTCTCTATCAATCTCCCACATCAGATAAATCAAACTCTGTTGCAATCTCACTGCTAAACGCAAACAGTCTTTTTCTATTTCACTTAATGCGTGTTGACGAGTTAAATCATTAATCTGCTTTTTGCTTTCATCAGCAAATTTATGATATCTTTTCTCTAAATCTGCGTATTTTTCTGTTAATTCATTGGCAACTTGTCTGTGATGTTTGGCTGCTTGTCTGTCCTTTTCGCCAACAGCATGAGCAGTAAAAGCACCTGCAACAGCACCAACGGCTACACCTACAGCACCGAAAACAAAAGGTAGGATAAAAATCATAGATTTTTTGACTAATTATCTAGGAATGAGGAGGAAGGTAAGGAAGTTGAGAATCAGGCAATAACTTACTATCTGCTGATGTGAGTCCTAAAGATTTCGCAATAGCGACTGATTCCCGCAAACGTTGCATAGCCCCTTCTACACCTGGTGCAATAGGGCGATTTGTAATGTTTTGATTAATTGCTTCCGCTTCAGCCAAAAATTCTAGATTTTTATTGTGTTCATAAATCAGTTCATTTTCAATTGCTTGCAAATGCGCTAGTTCGTGCTGAGTTAAAGACTCGTAATATACTCTTACATCCTGTTTATGGTCATCGAGGATTTTGAAAAACTCGGAAACCATACCCGCAGCACCAACAACAGCTAATGCAGGTGCTACTGTGGTTAATAAAACTCCAATTGGTGGAAAAGCTGCTGCTAATGTTGCAGTTGCAAATGCTGTTGTACCCCCAACTGCACCACCGATAACGGTATCTTTTAACGTTGCTGTAGTCGCTTCCTGTGCAGAAATTTCGCCTCGGACTACACGCAGAGCATTAGTTAGAAGCGAAAAAGGAGCGGCTGTTAACGCACCTACAGCAGCCCCCATAGGTGCAGCTTGAAAACCGGCTTTGACAGCACCAGTTAGGTTGTCAAATTGCCATTTGGCATCTAATCTCATTTTCTCTTGCCAAGTCATGGTTTTACTACCACGAGCAATATTGGCTTTGCCGTTCTCCCATTTGATATTGTTCGGATTATTAGAACCTCCTTTGCTGTGAGGTTTGATGTGACTAGCGTGCTTATCAGATAGGTACTGTTCGGCATTACTAGCCGCAGATTGGCTATCTATACCTGCGCGTTGAGAAGGGGGAATCTTCTCTAACATTTCTTGGGCTTGTACTCTAGTTCTTGTAGGTTCACCAGGGCGAATTCCACTTTTATAAAATCTACGTGCTGTACTTAAAGGTAAATCCTGTAAATTGGCGTGGTGAATGTTGGTTGTCGCAGCAGCATTGACAGCAGCATTCCGCTGGGAATCTTCAGACACGGGTAATTACCTTTTTTAGTTTATTTTTTGCAATGTACTAATAATGGGCTGCCATCAAATTTAGTAGCAGCGTTTAATATCATAAATTATACTCAATGCTGGGAGAATATACTAATTCACGAATGAATATAAAGTTTAGGTAAATTTCAATTTGCATAAAACCGGGATTGAAACCCATACCGCTAGGGATTCCTGATGAGGTGGTGGATGAGGGCTTTAACTACGGATTTGGTGGCACAGATGCTAGAGGCTGAGGCTTTGGATTTAGAGATTAAAATAGAGTTATCAAAGGTAAGATTTAGTTTAAAGGAGGTTCTATGATGACTTTACAAGAAATTATTAATTCTATTGAAAGTTTGCCTACAGAAGAGCGAGAGTATTTATTTGAGTTTCTTCGACAGCAACGAATTGAGAATCGGCGGGTTGAAATTTTGGCTAATGCTCAGGAGGTGATGCAGGCTTTTAAGGATGGAACAGCAACGCGGGGAAGCGTTGATGATTTGATTGCTGATTTACTAGGAGATGATGATGGAAGTTGTCTGGAGTAGTGGATTTAAGCGGTCTTTTAGGAAGATTACAAAGAATAACCCGCGATTAAAAAATCAAATTGTTAAGGTATTAAGGCTTTTGGCAGATGATCCATTTACACCGTCTTTGAAGTCTCATAAGTTAGGAGGAGATTTAGCGGGATTTTGGTCTTGTTCGGTTACTTATGATTGTAGAATTATTTTTAATTTGACTGAGGATAAAAAGTTGTTAGAAATGGTTCTTTTATTGATTGATATTGGCAGTCACGATGAGGTTTATTAAATGGTAAAATCGAGACAGAGTCTTTGAATTTAGAGATAAAATACAGTTAGTAAAGGTAGGTTTTGCTTTAGACGAGCTTACGCGAGATAATTTAAAAACAGAGTTATAGGAAAAATATTATGCAAGCATACAAACTCAAAGGAAAAATTGACTCATCTGGTAACTTGGTAATTACCGAACCTGTGAATTTACCCCCCGGAGATGTGGAGGTGATAGTCTGGTCAACTGCTGAGACGCTTGATAATACTAAAGTCCCAGCAAGTGAACCAGCACCAGAAACACCAAAGAGAAAATCTAGGATAAAAGCATTTGAGGGTTTATTTGAAAATGCCCCACCCGTTCCAGCAGACTTTGATCCAGAACAAGCCAAATGGGAATATTTAAAGGAGAAACATAACCTGTGAAAGTCTTGCTAGATACTAATATTATTGTTGATGATGCTCTGGAAAGAGAACCTTTTTGGGATGCTAGCGAGCAAGTTTTATCACAGATTGAACAAGGGCAAATAGAAGGTTATATTTCAGCTTCAACTTTTAGTGATTTGTATTACATTATCCGTAGGGCAAGAGGTCGAGATTGGACGCTTACTTATTTAAATCAGTTAGTTACCTTCTGTCAAATTGCTACAGTAAATCAGGCTGTAATTACAATGGCTCTCACAGCTAATTTTAGAGATTTTGAAGATGCTATTCAATACTCCACTGCTGTATTAAATCAATTAGATGCAATTATTACCCGTAATCCTCAAGATTTCCCTGTTGTTACTCCGCGAGTTCTAATTCCTGAGCAATTGATTGAGGAATTAACAAATACTCCTTGACTTACTTACACCAGGTTTCCTATTTTTCAAAAATAGTTAGTAAAACTGGGCCTAATAAATAATAGTGACCTAAACAGAATAATCCAGCTTCTGCGCCTAGGTTTTCCCGGCTTTTTGGGCTGTAAAATCTAATTTTGGCGGGGGAGGTTGCTATTAGTTGAGATGCTGTTTCACTTTTGGAGGTGATATCAACTAAGTAGAAACGTCCACCGGGAGAAAGCACCCGCGCTACTTCATTTAAAACTTGTTGTGGTTCTGGATAGTGTAAGAAGCTGATACAGTTAAAAACTGCGTCAAATTGACCTTCGGCAAAGGGTAGAGATTCAGCATTTCCCTCAAGATAAATTAAGCGGGGATGATGGCGGTTGCTTTGTCTAGCTACCCGCAAC includes the following:
- a CDS encoding trifunctional serine/threonine-protein kinase/ATP-binding protein/sensor histidine kinase, whose protein sequence is MTATLSGYQLLETLHSGSKTVIYRGRRETDNASVVIKTLLCEHPPLEDVARLRHEYQIIEPLRIPGIVKPYELKNYQHGLALVLEYVPGYLLKEVIATQATTLITFLKVAINLAHTLGELHAQKIIHKDIKPHNILINPESGEVKLIDFSISSRLDQENSTLSNPNLLEGTLAYMSPEQTGRMNRVCDYRTDFYSLGVTLYEMLTGTLPFHAADPMELIHCHIAKMPAAPCQETVCRVLGEVPEAISAIILKLLAKTAEERYQSAWGLKADLEECLFQLQVTGKIENFVPGRRDKSGHFLIPQTLYGRKAEVTTLMTAFEGVAGGSSEMMLVSGYSGIGKTSVVNEVHKPIVGARGYFITGKFDQFKRNIPYASLIQAFQSLIQQLLTESAAQIQGWKEKLLTALGENGQVIIDVIPEIELIIGTQPPVTQLGATESQNRFNRVFGQFIGVFTTQDHPLVVFLDDLQWADLASLNLIELLMTDCDGLRPAVRDRTPHSTKGDGLRPAVRDRTPHSTKGDGLRPAVRDAYGGKLRNYLLLIGAYRDNEVSPTHPLMLSLDKIQAAGAVVNNIVLAPLQLTDVAALVGDTLNDTECTKPLAELLFHKTGGNPFFLTQLLKTLHQEDLLTYDFESGMWQWDIKHIQAIGISDLNVVELMARNIRKLSLQTQKVLKLAACIGNTFNLDVLAIVNEASSLTTAAQLWSALQAGLILPLTHDYKIPLVFSQEESGGIALTDIKVDYKFLHDRVQQAAYSLIPDEQKKVTHLKIGQLLLQNTTPEERKENIFALINQLNYGTELLISETEKYELAQLNLIAGQRAKAATAHDSAVKYLQVGLGLLAADSWNCQYELTLSLHSEAAEAAFLSGDFAGMQRFVEIVQNHAKTLLDKVKVDEVQIQAYIGQNRLLEAVNIGLQALKLLGVEFPQEPNLSDIGQALGETAAILSGTQIEDLVDLPQMTDPYKLAAMRLISSIFAPAYMAAPELVPLTVCKQVNLSVQYGNASVSAFAYANYGLLLCGVVGDIDSGYQFGQLALALVSKLNAQEIKAKTLLIVNIFIRPWKDHLRETLEPLGSVYSSGMETGDLEFAAYGLLMYSCFAYFSGKELTVLEREMAINRDAIHKINQETPLHYLETYRQATLNLLGKNENPCFIKGEACDEQIAFILHEQAKDRLGVAYIYWHKLLLSYWFENYSEAIENTVIAEKYLDVVVGLPLVPLFHVYDSLVRLAVYPNSQESEQNAILDRVQANQEKMQKWAHYAPMNHLHKFYLVEAERHRVLGEKVEAMEMYDRAIALAKENEYIHEQALALELAAKFYLSWGKVAIAQTYMTDAYYAYSDWGAVAKVKDLEARYPQLIMRANTEKLETNYRQTIQTNSTTTGDSHILDLMTVMKASQVLSEEIVLSLLLEKMMKIVIENAGAQQGYFIAKHKNQWMLEAAGMLEGQEVSVVVNPADKPDLPLLPVALFNYVERTRKNLVLDNAVKDPRFAADAYITTHQSKSILCLPLIHSLQFTGILYLENNLIPGAFTPDRVKVLALLSAQISIAIDNARLYTNLQTYSQQLEAKSQELEAKNEAFQASETRSREKAEELAQYLHKLQQTQAQLVQTEKMSSLGQLVAGVAHEINNPVNFIFGNLTHANDYTQDVLGLLELYQKHYPTPHPEIQEEAEAIDLEFLLEDLPKLLSSMRVGADRIRQIVASLRNFSRMDEAEIKAVNIHDGIDSSLMILQHRFKAKSDRPGIEVITNYGNLPQVECYAGQLNQVFMNVLSNAIDALEESLINNPGQIATPSISINTEQVDNDQVEIRIADNGSGMPESVQQSLFNPFFTTKPVGKGTGMGLSISYQIVTEKHGGSLSCTSKPGEGTEFIIRIPVSQFSSDEKK
- a CDS encoding type II toxin-antitoxin system VapC family toxin produces the protein MQFVLDCSVAISWCLVDENNDYANAILAIIPDSEAFVPGIWSLEIANTLVVAERRNRMTKGQSEQAIVLLQSLLIQVDTATDTKALDATLNLARQEGLAAYDAAYLELALRLQLPLATLDTRLAEAATRCGISLEIH
- a CDS encoding dynamin family protein — translated: MIFILPFVFGAVGVAVGAVAGAFTAHAVGEKDRQAAKHHRQVANELTEKYADLEKRYHKFADESKKQINDLTRQHALSEIEKDCLRLAVRLQQSLIYLMWEIDREPTVDVLKQFIGAVEHTNNVLSRINEELVSVPSDYYERNFTKAVKSTRETAEFPSDRPKQEKTSPNKKPNQEKQVMKSYSQEFQDTYNRVNFTGNRLLSYLKELRAGRLKEGDSTPGLQSVEDSISKALQALVKQKYQVAVIAAMNAGKSTFLNALIGADVLATDMEACTVFRTDIRPIDAGQTPRLLEYRQRQENPHILAIGDAGEIKHKFIERTNQIRKTQKNSDQTIRFELEYPIEAISKLPSLAGFTLVDTPGPNDWDAESFDTVNLKQTALEALRTCDAILFILDYTSFQDDINLELLQDLIEQRRDFLLQNTGQIYFVLNKVDRKEESNRPISDVIESLRKSLVKFGIPEPNIYSASARQGLLSKLILQEKATDSDIQDFKIFYSARYATEDEEGNQIIPAPRKIASQALKDSGIPKIQNTVIQNISQNSGWNLLSDVLAVFNKAAQSVADTLITEIRGWELEFAELQKKIEAYKQRSDSARNKVANVKKSVESQKRILVTTFSQGINEFAEMAKNRIAVEIDKVAENQFKKSISLSSKENQNLLLAILNKVSSFFEDDSNSDRYKIKANNKEDAEKIGKIINEYCTPIIHNFWLDTQDRLVREGTKIREDLVKQIQQEIQSISDELSEFIGDALQVEIGTNAIQFPKFEFSGIDAKIQEQQKVVVKIKDEVKTKSIPCKPDKVYTVQVPYEEKVFYHEIDLRQIAQGIHKKIDEQVQRNLKLLERVIEKQVGEDFRKGEQQINDYINRFQADFDNLLIERVNREAESHEIVSTLKSQKSQASEYLNELIFIREMLDNWKPSPINR
- a CDS encoding type II toxin-antitoxin system YafQ family toxin — its product is MMMEVVWSSGFKRSFRKITKNNPRLKNQIVKVLRLLADDPFTPSLKSHKLGGDLAGFWSCSVTYDCRIIFNLTEDKKLLEMVLLLIDIGSHDEVY
- a CDS encoding type II toxin-antitoxin system VapC family toxin, which codes for MKVLLDTNIIVDDALEREPFWDASEQVLSQIEQGQIEGYISASTFSDLYYIIRRARGRDWTLTYLNQLVTFCQIATVNQAVITMALTANFRDFEDAIQYSTAVLNQLDAIITRNPQDFPVVTPRVLIPEQLIEELTNTP
- a CDS encoding class I SAM-dependent methyltransferase; this translates as MINNFINNKKQLFDRWAPSYDWTFPSIIYQAIHKRLLTKIELPTQANVLDLGCGTGRLLNRLATNYPELRGTGLDFSPQMLRVARQSNRHHPRLIYLEGNAESLPFAEGQFDAVFNCISFLHYPEPQQVLNEVARVLSPGGRFYLVDITSKSETASQLIATSPAKIRFYSPKSRENLGAEAGLFCLGHYYLLGPVLLTIFEK